A single Anabrus simplex isolate iqAnaSimp1 chromosome 10, ASM4041472v1, whole genome shotgun sequence DNA region contains:
- the LOC136882208 gene encoding cuticle protein 18.7, with amino-acid sequence MKSLIVLCAVVAVSLAKPGYLAGGIASLNPLALASPAGVAPNLPVAPEPVQETPEVAAARAAHLKAYEEAAALAAASPDEEEQASAAAAAAAAAAAAAAAAAPKAAEEPAPEAPVAPQAQDTPASTTKLAEAPVAQTIISPAGFLAPGVVAPGIYSTNGLIAASPGYLAHPGLLTAHGFLGAPAFRFADGSAAANTIFFNAQGVPQTQSDVIAHLQAKSALLG; translated from the coding sequence ATCGTCCTTTGCGCCGTCGTGGCTGTCAGTTTAGCCAAGCCCGGCTATCTGGCTGGAGGTATCGCCAGTCTCAACCCTCTGGCCCTTGCCTCCCCTGCTGGGGTCGCACCCAACCTGCCTGTCGCTCCTGAGCCCGTCCAGGAGACCCCTGAAGTAGCTGCAGCCCGCGCAGCACATCTTAAGGCTTACGAGGAGGCGGCTGCCCTCGCCGCAGCTTCCCCTGACGAGGAGGAACAGGCCTCTGCCGCCGCcgccgctgctgctgctgctgctgctgctgctgctgctgctgccccCAAGGCAGCTGAAGAACCCGCTCCCGAAGCACCAGTAGCACCACAAGCACAGGACACTCCCGCTAGCACCACCAAGTTGGCCGAAGCACCTGTTGCCCAAACTATCATCTCTCCTGCTGGGTTTCTAGCCCCAGGTGTGGTAGCGCCAGGCATCTACTCCACCAACGGGCTTATCGCAGCGTCTCCAGGGTATCTGGCCCACCCTGGCCTTCTTACTGCCCACGGCTTTCTGGGAGCTCCTGCCTTCAGGTTCGCTGACGGATCTGCTGCAGCTAACACCATCTTCTTCAATGCTCAAGGAGTTCCCCAGACACAGTCCGATGTCATAGCCCATCTCCAAGCAAAGTCTGCCCTCCTAGGTTAA